One window from the genome of Sphaerotilus microaerophilus encodes:
- the mpl gene encoding UDP-N-acetylmuramate:L-alanyl-gamma-D-glutamyl-meso-diaminopimelate ligase, with protein sequence MHIHILGICGTFMGGLAALAREAGHRVTGCDANVYPPMSDQLRALGIELIEGWDPGQMALAPDVYVVGNVVSRGNPLMEAILNAGARYTSGPQWLAEHVLADRPVLAVAGTHGKTTTTAMLAWILEACGQQPGFLVGGVPQNFGVSARLGQVAPPSAAGPSQGASAPSGGSAAHAVASVGAPFVIEADEYDTAFFDKRSKFVHYRPRTAILNNLEFDHADIFPDLGAIETQFHHLVRTVPGNGRLVVNIREDSLKRVLARGCWTPVQHFGARKEEPGALRARGEPHAFDVLRGSLKIGRVEWALAGEHNQLNALAAIGAAESVGVAADAAAAALARFENVRRRLELRGSVMLGAGEVKVYDDFAHHPTAIHTTINGLRRRIERQGPGHQRILAVFEPRSNTMKLGTMKSQLPWALEEADLAFCHSGGLDWNAADALAPMGAQAQVHDRIDALVAAVVKAAQPGDHLLCMSNGGFGGIHAKLLDALAVLAARR encoded by the coding sequence ATGCACATCCACATCCTGGGCATCTGCGGCACCTTCATGGGCGGCCTGGCCGCGCTGGCGCGCGAGGCTGGCCACCGCGTCACCGGCTGCGACGCCAACGTCTACCCGCCGATGAGCGACCAGCTGCGCGCGCTGGGCATCGAGCTGATCGAGGGCTGGGACCCCGGGCAGATGGCGCTGGCGCCCGACGTCTACGTGGTCGGCAACGTCGTCAGCCGCGGCAACCCGCTGATGGAGGCCATCCTGAACGCCGGGGCGCGCTACACCAGCGGTCCGCAGTGGCTGGCCGAGCACGTGCTGGCGGACCGACCGGTGCTGGCGGTGGCCGGCACGCACGGCAAGACCACCACCACCGCGATGCTGGCCTGGATCCTGGAGGCCTGCGGGCAGCAGCCGGGTTTCCTGGTGGGCGGCGTGCCGCAGAACTTTGGCGTGTCGGCGCGGCTTGGCCAGGTAGCGCCACCGAGCGCCGCCGGGCCGTCCCAAGGTGCGAGCGCCCCCTCGGGGGGCAGCGCAGCGCACGCAGTGGCAAGCGTGGGGGCTCCATTTGTCATCGAAGCGGACGAGTACGACACCGCCTTCTTCGACAAGCGCAGCAAGTTCGTCCACTACCGGCCACGCACCGCGATCCTGAACAACCTGGAGTTCGACCACGCCGACATCTTCCCGGACCTCGGCGCCATCGAGACCCAGTTCCACCACCTGGTGCGCACCGTGCCCGGCAACGGCCGGCTGGTGGTCAACATCCGCGAGGACAGCCTCAAGCGGGTGCTCGCCCGCGGCTGCTGGACGCCGGTGCAGCACTTCGGGGCGCGTAAGGAGGAGCCCGGCGCGCTGCGCGCCCGTGGCGAGCCGCACGCCTTCGACGTGCTGCGCGGCAGCCTGAAGATCGGCCGCGTCGAGTGGGCGTTGGCCGGCGAGCACAACCAGCTCAACGCGCTGGCCGCCATTGGTGCGGCCGAGTCGGTCGGCGTGGCGGCGGACGCCGCGGCCGCCGCGCTGGCGCGCTTCGAGAACGTGCGCCGTCGCCTGGAGCTGCGCGGCAGCGTGATGCTCGGCGCGGGCGAGGTGAAGGTCTACGACGACTTCGCCCACCACCCCACCGCGATCCACACCACCATCAACGGCCTGCGCCGGCGCATCGAGCGCCAGGGGCCTGGCCACCAACGCATCCTGGCGGTGTTCGAGCCACGCTCGAACACCATGAAGCTGGGCACGATGAAATCCCAGCTGCCCTGGGCGCTGGAGGAGGCCGACCTGGCCTTCTGCCACAGCGGCGGGCTGGACTGGAACGCCGCCGACGCGCTGGCGCCGATGGGCGCACAGGCGCAGGTGCACGACCGCATCGACGCGCTGGTGGCCGCCGTCGTCAAAGCGGCCCAGCCCGGCGACCACCTGCTGTGCATGAGCAACGGCGGCTTCGGCGGCATCCACGCGAAGCTGCTCGACGCCCTGGCCGTATTGGCCGCACGCCGCTGA
- a CDS encoding response regulator, whose product MNEHPHEELAVVAPPSLSGSPAQAQASLRILVIDDSNTIRRSAEIFLKQGGCEVVLAEDGFDALAKISDHRPDLIFCDILMPRLDGYQTCAIIKRNPQFASVPVIMLSSKDGLFDKARGRMVGSEDYLTKPFTKDQLLQAVRQHCRVAP is encoded by the coding sequence ATGAACGAGCACCCCCATGAGGAACTGGCTGTCGTGGCGCCGCCATCCCTGTCAGGCTCGCCTGCACAGGCCCAGGCGTCCCTGCGGATCCTGGTCATCGACGACAGCAACACCATCCGCCGCAGCGCCGAGATCTTCCTGAAGCAGGGGGGCTGCGAGGTCGTGCTGGCCGAAGATGGCTTCGATGCCCTGGCCAAGATCAGCGACCACCGTCCCGATCTCATATTCTGCGACATCCTGATGCCGCGGCTGGATGGTTACCAGACCTGCGCGATCATCAAGCGCAATCCGCAGTTCGCCAGTGTGCCGGTGATCATGCTGTCGTCCAAGGACGGCCTGTTCGACAAGGCGCGCGGCCGCATGGTCGGCTCCGAGGATTACCTCACCAAGCCTTTCACCAAGGACCAGTTGCTGCAGGCCGTGCGCCAGCATTGCCGGGTCGCACCGTGA
- a CDS encoding 6-phosphofructokinase, with protein sequence MRIGILTGGGDCPGLNAVIRAVTKSLIQRCGAEVIGIEDGYLGLIERRVRPLSWDDVSSILAVGGTILGTSNKATPFSWQGRDHSGACAEYVRDLQLEALVAIGGDGTMTIAQRFGEHAGVPVVGVPKTIDNDIEGTERSFGFDTAVATVTDALERVQTTGQSHGRVMIVETMGRYAGWIALEAGLAGAADVILLPEIGYDVQQIAKVCRSRAARRRSTLICVAEGAKPAGGELTVESTIADSPDPIRLGGVAHVLRAQLQPLVNAEVRATVLGHVQRGGSPTPFDRVLATQYGNAAAHLLQNRDYHRMVALQRGELSSVSLNEVANKNRLVPPDHPLLVCAREIGVCLGDD encoded by the coding sequence ATGCGCATCGGCATCCTCACCGGCGGCGGCGACTGCCCCGGGCTCAACGCGGTGATCCGCGCTGTCACTAAGTCCCTGATCCAGCGCTGCGGCGCCGAGGTGATCGGCATCGAAGACGGCTACCTCGGCCTGATTGAGCGGCGTGTGCGGCCGCTCAGCTGGGACGACGTGAGCAGCATCCTCGCGGTGGGTGGCACCATCCTGGGCACCAGCAACAAGGCCACGCCGTTCTCCTGGCAGGGCCGGGACCACTCGGGCGCCTGTGCCGAGTACGTGCGCGACCTGCAGCTCGAAGCCCTGGTGGCCATCGGCGGCGACGGCACCATGACCATCGCACAGCGCTTTGGCGAGCATGCCGGCGTGCCGGTGGTGGGTGTGCCCAAGACCATCGACAACGACATCGAGGGCACCGAGCGCAGCTTCGGCTTCGACACCGCGGTGGCCACCGTCACCGACGCGCTGGAGCGGGTGCAGACCACCGGCCAGAGCCACGGCCGGGTGATGATCGTCGAGACCATGGGCCGCTACGCTGGCTGGATCGCGCTGGAGGCCGGCCTGGCCGGTGCGGCCGATGTGATCCTGCTGCCCGAGATCGGCTACGACGTGCAGCAGATCGCCAAGGTCTGCCGTTCACGGGCGGCGCGCCGCCGCTCCACGCTGATCTGCGTGGCCGAAGGCGCTAAGCCGGCCGGCGGCGAGCTGACGGTGGAGAGCACGATCGCCGACAGCCCGGACCCGATCCGCCTGGGTGGCGTGGCGCATGTGCTGCGCGCGCAGCTGCAGCCGCTGGTCAACGCCGAGGTGCGTGCCACCGTGCTCGGCCACGTGCAGCGCGGCGGCTCGCCCACGCCCTTCGACCGCGTGTTGGCCACCCAGTACGGCAACGCCGCGGCGCACCTGCTGCAGAACCGCGACTACCACCGCATGGTGGCGCTGCAGCGCGGCGAACTCAGCAGCGTCTCGCTCAACGAGGTGGCCAACAAGAACCGCCTCGTGCCGCCCGACCACCCGCTGCTGGTCTGCGCCCGCGAAATCGGCGTCTGCCTGGGCGACGACTGA
- a CDS encoding YqiA/YcfP family alpha/beta fold hydrolase encodes MAAPTHLLYLHGFRSSPLSFKAQRMGRWMAEHRPDIVWHCPQLPPSPAEAVAGLLDTIARWGIDPSADLAVIGSSLGGFYATVLAARLGCRFVVINPAVEPARDLEKYIGEQTTWQDPSEHFHFKAAFIPELQALRPATVSPVQRGLAIIAQGDELLDWREMFARYEGAHIKLLEGSDHALSDFDDHLADILGFLDLTAAPDAA; translated from the coding sequence ATGGCCGCGCCCACCCACCTGCTCTACCTGCACGGCTTCCGCTCCTCGCCGCTGTCGTTCAAGGCGCAGCGGATGGGCCGCTGGATGGCCGAACACCGGCCTGACATCGTCTGGCACTGCCCGCAGCTGCCGCCCTCGCCGGCCGAGGCGGTGGCCGGGCTGCTCGACACGATCGCCCGCTGGGGCATCGACCCTTCGGCCGACTTGGCCGTCATCGGCTCCAGCCTCGGTGGCTTCTATGCCACCGTGCTGGCCGCCCGCCTGGGCTGCCGCTTCGTGGTGATCAACCCGGCCGTCGAACCCGCCCGAGATCTGGAAAAGTACATCGGCGAGCAGACCACCTGGCAGGACCCGAGCGAGCATTTCCATTTCAAGGCGGCATTCATCCCCGAACTGCAGGCCCTGCGACCTGCCACGGTCAGCCCGGTGCAACGCGGACTGGCCATCATCGCCCAAGGAGACGAGCTGCTGGACTGGCGCGAGATGTTCGCGCGCTACGAAGGGGCCCACATCAAGCTGCTCGAAGGCAGCGACCACGCCCTGAGCGATTTCGACGATCACCTCGCGGACATCCTGGGCTTCCTCGACCTCACCGCGGCGCCCGACGCCGCCTGA
- the thiD gene encoding bifunctional hydroxymethylpyrimidine kinase/phosphomethylpyrimidine kinase: MTSNAPDTTSPDAQELDSPACVMSFNASDTTGAGGVSADIATIAAMGAHALPVVTAIVMRDTAEVFDQHPIDDEVVVEQARSVLEDLTISAWKVGFLGNAETVGAVAEVLSDYPDVPLVTYLPQLGWMDDEDAAQAYHDALRELVLPQTEVLVGNQKTLTDFLLPDWESERPPSARELAVAAGERGCGYVLVTGVQLPNNFIDNVLASPQGAITGEKFERFDTGFVGAGDTLTAALAALLGTGQELHLAVSEALAFLDQSLDAGFRPGMGNVIPDRFFWAMPPEEEGEDGAADDPMAGGDTPPGPRSVH; this comes from the coding sequence ATGACATCCAATGCCCCCGACACCACCAGCCCGGACGCCCAGGAGCTCGACTCCCCGGCCTGCGTGATGAGCTTCAACGCCAGCGACACCACCGGGGCCGGCGGCGTGTCCGCCGACATCGCCACCATCGCCGCGATGGGTGCACACGCCCTGCCGGTGGTCACCGCGATCGTGATGCGCGACACCGCCGAGGTCTTCGACCAGCACCCGATCGATGACGAGGTCGTCGTCGAACAGGCCCGCAGCGTGCTGGAAGACCTGACCATCTCGGCCTGGAAGGTCGGCTTCCTCGGCAATGCTGAGACCGTCGGCGCCGTGGCCGAGGTCCTGTCCGACTACCCCGATGTGCCGCTGGTGACCTACCTGCCGCAGCTGGGCTGGATGGACGACGAGGACGCCGCGCAGGCCTACCACGACGCGCTGCGCGAGCTGGTGCTGCCGCAGACCGAGGTGCTGGTGGGCAACCAGAAGACGCTCACCGACTTCCTGCTGCCCGACTGGGAATCCGAGCGCCCGCCCTCGGCGCGCGAGCTGGCGGTCGCCGCTGGCGAGCGCGGTTGCGGCTACGTGCTGGTCACCGGCGTTCAGTTGCCCAACAACTTCATCGACAACGTGCTGGCCTCGCCGCAGGGCGCCATCACCGGCGAGAAGTTCGAGCGCTTCGATACCGGCTTCGTCGGTGCCGGCGACACGCTGACGGCTGCGCTGGCTGCGCTGCTGGGCACCGGGCAGGAGCTGCACCTGGCGGTATCGGAGGCGCTGGCCTTCCTCGACCAGTCGCTCGATGCGGGCTTCCGCCCCGGCATGGGCAACGTCATCCCCGACCGCTTCTTCTGGGCCATGCCGCCCGAGGAAGAAGGTGAGGACGGTGCCGCCGACGACCCGATGGCCGGCGGCGACACGCCCCCCGGCCCGCGCAGCGTGCACTGA
- a CDS encoding response regulator, protein MPIHNILLVDDSKTELHFLSDVLSRQGFRVRTAENGNEALRRIAEEKPDLILMDVVMPGLNGFQLTRTITRDPQYADVPVIMCTSKNQETDKVWGMRQGARDYVVKPVNPDELVQKIRAFG, encoded by the coding sequence ATGCCGATCCATAACATCCTGCTGGTGGATGATTCGAAAACTGAACTTCATTTCCTGTCTGACGTGCTGAGCCGTCAGGGCTTCAGGGTGCGTACCGCCGAGAACGGCAACGAGGCGCTGCGCCGCATTGCCGAGGAGAAGCCCGACCTGATCCTGATGGACGTGGTGATGCCCGGTCTCAATGGGTTTCAGTTGACACGGACGATTACACGCGACCCGCAGTACGCTGATGTGCCGGTGATCATGTGCACCAGCAAGAATCAGGAGACCGACAAGGTGTGGGGAATGCGGCAAGGTGCGCGTGACTATGTGGTCAAGCCCGTCAATCCGGACGAGCTGGTGCAGAAGATTCGCGCCTTCGGCTGA
- a CDS encoding methyl-accepting chemotaxis protein: MSLLDRFKRPDAQQRADELADDVSYGGAYLPSGDAADGPATVQQDSAQRSAVADAEAASIISEASPSGAASGYLHTRSLPLESQRVDASRAGSRLPLIGHLAPERQQLLLVVLLSLGLFVLVLASVLAVRTAGGSAAQVGATGQALMESQRLAKSVLQALVGQAPAFAEVRESAAVLARNVRGLHGSSSEAGLDAAPAGAQRALEPLLPLVDRAEKNAGTILAQEKLLTQVGQALQVIQRQSGEMLDTAEAVAAFKVQQDALSTEVSAAGRLVMLTQRIGKSAQETVGARGVSPEAVFLLGKDLNTFRDIAHGLLDGSAELRLTATRDAATRERLQALIAAHDQLRTQAGSILGNLQGLVAAREAQTAVLADSAALRQGLAQVQASLSAAGGMGWFNVALITAALLLVGVGGVGLLLVFTHGQRQRAVVAEAQRQEAERQEREAKRVNDANQAAILRLMNELQSVAEGDLTQQATVTEDITGAIADSVNYTVEELRTLVSQVQGTVARVTDTTQQVEATSTELLAASDEQLREIRETGEAVLQMAGRIQRVSGQAQQSADVARESLTAATSGLTAVLDTISGMNTIREQIQETSKRIKRLGESSQEIGEITELISDITEQTNVLALNAAIQAASAGEAGRGFSVVAEEVQRLAERSADATRAIAVLVKTIQTDTADAVAAMERSTQGVVEGAKLSDNAGTALAEIDRVSRQLAELIEDISAQSRREAESATIVAQNIQHIFAVTEQTGEGTRSTAQLVRQLSRTAEELRQSVARFKIA; this comes from the coding sequence ATGAGTTTGCTGGATCGATTCAAGCGTCCCGACGCCCAACAGCGTGCCGACGAACTGGCCGATGACGTGTCCTACGGCGGCGCCTACCTGCCTTCGGGTGACGCCGCCGACGGGCCGGCGACCGTGCAGCAGGATTCGGCACAGCGCAGCGCGGTGGCTGATGCCGAGGCGGCCTCCATCATCAGCGAGGCGTCGCCTTCCGGGGCGGCTTCGGGTTACCTGCACACCCGCTCGCTGCCGCTGGAGTCGCAACGCGTGGACGCGTCCCGGGCCGGCTCGCGCCTGCCGCTGATTGGCCATCTGGCCCCGGAGCGCCAGCAACTGCTGCTGGTGGTGTTGCTGTCGCTGGGCCTGTTCGTCCTGGTGCTGGCCTCGGTGCTGGCAGTGCGTACTGCGGGTGGCAGTGCCGCCCAGGTGGGTGCCACCGGGCAGGCCCTGATGGAATCGCAGCGGCTGGCCAAGTCGGTGCTGCAGGCCCTGGTGGGGCAGGCACCCGCGTTCGCTGAGGTGCGTGAATCCGCTGCGGTGCTGGCGCGCAACGTGCGCGGCCTGCACGGCAGCAGCTCCGAGGCCGGGCTCGATGCCGCGCCGGCCGGCGCGCAACGGGCCCTGGAGCCGCTGCTGCCGCTGGTGGACCGGGCTGAAAAGAACGCCGGCACCATCCTGGCCCAGGAAAAGCTGCTGACGCAGGTGGGGCAGGCGCTGCAGGTCATCCAGCGCCAGTCCGGCGAGATGCTCGACACTGCCGAGGCCGTGGCTGCCTTCAAGGTGCAGCAGGATGCGCTGTCCACCGAGGTGTCCGCGGCGGGCCGGCTGGTGATGCTCACGCAGCGCATCGGCAAGTCCGCGCAGGAGACCGTCGGTGCGCGCGGCGTATCGCCCGAGGCGGTGTTCCTGCTGGGCAAGGACCTGAATACCTTCCGTGACATTGCCCACGGACTGCTCGATGGCAGCGCCGAACTGCGCCTGACGGCCACCCGCGACGCGGCCACCCGTGAGCGCCTGCAGGCGCTGATTGCCGCACACGACCAGCTGCGCACCCAGGCTGGCTCCATCCTGGGCAACCTGCAGGGGCTGGTTGCTGCCCGCGAGGCCCAGACGGCGGTGCTGGCCGATAGCGCGGCGTTGCGCCAGGGGCTGGCGCAGGTGCAGGCCAGCCTGTCGGCCGCTGGCGGCATGGGCTGGTTCAACGTGGCGCTGATCACTGCTGCATTGCTGCTGGTGGGGGTGGGTGGCGTCGGACTGCTGCTGGTGTTCACCCACGGCCAGCGCCAGCGGGCGGTGGTGGCCGAGGCCCAACGCCAGGAGGCCGAGCGCCAGGAACGCGAGGCCAAGCGCGTCAACGATGCCAACCAGGCCGCCATCCTGCGGCTGATGAACGAGCTGCAGTCGGTGGCCGAAGGCGACCTGACCCAGCAGGCCACCGTGACCGAGGACATCACCGGCGCCATCGCCGACTCGGTGAACTACACCGTCGAGGAGCTGCGCACGCTGGTGTCGCAGGTGCAGGGCACGGTGGCCCGGGTGACCGACACCACCCAGCAGGTCGAGGCAACCTCCACCGAGCTGCTGGCCGCGTCGGACGAGCAGCTGCGTGAGATCCGCGAGACCGGCGAGGCGGTGCTGCAGATGGCCGGGCGCATCCAGCGCGTGTCCGGCCAGGCCCAGCAGTCGGCCGATGTGGCCCGCGAGTCGCTGACGGCGGCCACCTCCGGCCTGACCGCGGTGCTCGACACCATCAGCGGCATGAACACCATCCGCGAGCAGATCCAGGAAACCTCCAAGCGCATCAAGCGCCTGGGCGAGAGCTCGCAGGAGATCGGCGAGATCACCGAGCTGATCTCCGACATCACCGAGCAGACCAACGTGCTGGCGCTGAATGCGGCCATCCAGGCCGCCTCGGCGGGTGAAGCCGGACGGGGTTTCTCGGTGGTGGCCGAGGAGGTGCAGCGCCTGGCCGAGCGCTCGGCCGACGCCACCCGCGCCATCGCCGTGCTGGTCAAGACCATCCAGACCGATACCGCCGATGCGGTGGCGGCCATGGAGCGTTCCACCCAGGGCGTGGTCGAGGGAGCCAAGCTGTCCGACAACGCCGGCACCGCGCTGGCCGAGATCGATCGGGTCTCGCGCCAGCTGGCCGAACTGATCGAGGACATTTCCGCCCAGTCGCGCCGCGAGGCCGAATCCGCCACCATCGTGGCGCAGAACATCCAGCACATCTTCGCTGTGACCGAGCAGACCGGCGAAGGGACCCGCTCGACCGCCCAGCTGGTGCGCCAGCTCTCGCGCACCGCCGAGGAGTTGCGTCAGTCGGTGGCCCGATTCAAGATTGCCTGA
- a CDS encoding rubredoxin: MCLICGWMYDEAEGDPEHGIAPGTPWPDVPMNWVCPECGARKEDFEMVPV, translated from the coding sequence ATGTGTCTGATCTGCGGCTGGATGTACGACGAGGCGGAGGGCGACCCCGAGCATGGGATCGCACCCGGCACGCCCTGGCCTGACGTCCCGATGAACTGGGTCTGCCCGGAGTGCGGTGCCCGCAAGGAAGACTTCGAGATGGTGCCTGTCTGA
- the hemL gene encoding glutamate-1-semialdehyde 2,1-aminomutase has protein sequence MNNAQLFERAQQVIPGGVNSPVRAFRAVGGTPRFIARAEGAYMWDAEGQKYIDYIGSWGPMILGHGHPAVLEAVLSAAREGFSFGAPTEREIELAEAIVAQVPSIEQVRLVSSGTEAGMSAIRLARGATGRSKIIKFEGCYHGHADALLVKAGSGLATFGHPTSAGVPAEVVQHTLVLEYNNIEQIEEAFRTQGSEIACVMIEPIAGNMNFVRAQIPFVKRIRELCDQHGALFVFDEVMTGFRVALGSAQSVYAKAIPGFRPDISVFGKVIGGGMPLAAFGTTRQIMQNLTPLGPVYQAGTLSGNPVATACGLATLKEISKPGFYEALGAKTQRLVAGLTQAARDAGIPFVGDSEGGMFGFFFTSELPQNYNVVMATDKERFNRFFHGMLDRGVYLAPALYEAGFVSAAHSDADLEATLTAARAVFATL, from the coding sequence GTGAACAACGCCCAACTCTTCGAACGCGCCCAGCAGGTCATCCCCGGTGGCGTCAACTCGCCCGTGCGCGCCTTCCGCGCCGTCGGCGGCACCCCGCGCTTCATCGCCCGCGCCGAAGGCGCCTACATGTGGGACGCCGAGGGCCAGAAGTACATCGACTACATCGGCTCCTGGGGTCCGATGATCCTGGGCCACGGCCACCCCGCCGTGCTGGAGGCGGTGCTGAGCGCCGCGCGCGAGGGCTTCAGCTTCGGCGCGCCCACCGAGCGCGAGATCGAGCTGGCCGAGGCCATCGTCGCCCAGGTGCCCAGCATCGAGCAGGTGCGCCTGGTCAGCTCCGGCACCGAGGCCGGCATGAGCGCGATCCGCCTGGCACGCGGCGCCACCGGGCGCAGCAAGATCATCAAGTTCGAGGGCTGCTACCACGGCCACGCCGACGCGCTGCTGGTGAAGGCCGGCTCAGGCCTGGCCACCTTCGGCCACCCGACCTCCGCGGGCGTGCCCGCCGAGGTGGTGCAGCACACCCTGGTCCTGGAATACAACAACATCGAGCAGATCGAGGAGGCTTTCCGCACCCAGGGCAGCGAGATCGCCTGCGTGATGATCGAGCCGATTGCCGGCAACATGAATTTCGTGCGCGCGCAGATCCCCTTCGTCAAGCGCATCCGCGAGCTCTGCGACCAGCACGGCGCGCTGTTCGTGTTCGACGAGGTGATGACAGGCTTTCGCGTCGCACTCGGCTCGGCGCAGAGCGTGTATGCGAAGGCCATCCCCGGCTTCCGCCCGGACATCTCGGTGTTCGGCAAGGTGATCGGTGGTGGCATGCCGCTGGCCGCCTTCGGCACCACCCGCCAGATCATGCAGAACCTGACCCCGCTGGGCCCGGTCTACCAGGCCGGCACGCTCAGCGGCAACCCGGTGGCCACCGCCTGCGGCCTGGCCACGCTGAAGGAAATCAGCAAGCCCGGCTTCTACGAGGCGCTGGGCGCGAAGACGCAGCGCCTCGTCGCCGGCCTGACCCAGGCGGCACGCGACGCGGGCATCCCCTTCGTCGGCGACAGCGAAGGTGGCATGTTCGGCTTCTTCTTCACCAGCGAACTGCCGCAGAACTACAACGTCGTGATGGCCACCGACAAGGAGCGTTTCAACCGCTTCTTCCACGGCATGCTCGACCGCGGCGTCTACCTGGCGCCGGCACTCTACGAGGCCGGCTTCGTCAGCGCGGCGCACAGCGATGCCGACCTCGAAGCGACGCTCACCGCCGCACGGGCGGTGTTTGCCACGCTGTGA
- a CDS encoding D-hexose-6-phosphate mutarotase: MSSSNEQPRAFRPTGPCEFNGQPAVHLRSPGGAQATVLLHGGHVVSWIPAGAEEQLFLSPATAFGEGAAVRGGVPVIFPQFNLRGTLPVKHGFARNRAWTLDQAQVRGEHAFAVLRLEDDDATRAIWPHAFALELTVSVDAGRLDMELAVINRGDAPFECAAALHTYLGVGDVRRAQLEGLINRTYLDAVTDETREQWIDVVTVAQELDRIYWNAPDQLLLREPGRRLTIASQGFEDVVVWNPGPEKCATLPDMPADGWLGMLCVEAAQIGTPIHLHPGDEWAGMQTLILAS, translated from the coding sequence ATGTCGAGCAGCAACGAGCAACCCCGCGCCTTCCGCCCCACCGGCCCCTGCGAATTCAATGGCCAACCGGCCGTTCACCTGCGCTCGCCCGGCGGCGCGCAGGCCACCGTGCTGCTGCACGGCGGGCATGTGGTGTCCTGGATCCCGGCCGGCGCGGAGGAGCAGCTCTTCCTCTCCCCTGCCACCGCCTTTGGCGAGGGCGCGGCGGTGCGCGGCGGCGTGCCGGTGATCTTCCCGCAGTTCAACCTGCGCGGCACACTGCCGGTCAAGCATGGCTTTGCCCGCAACCGGGCCTGGACGCTCGACCAGGCGCAGGTGCGCGGCGAACATGCCTTTGCCGTGCTGCGGCTGGAAGACGATGACGCCACGCGCGCCATCTGGCCGCATGCCTTTGCGCTGGAGCTGACGGTGTCGGTCGACGCCGGCCGGCTCGACATGGAGCTGGCGGTGATCAACCGCGGTGACGCGCCCTTCGAGTGCGCCGCTGCGCTGCACACCTACCTGGGCGTGGGCGACGTGCGCCGCGCCCAGCTCGAAGGCCTGATCAACCGGACCTACCTGGACGCCGTGACCGACGAGACCCGCGAGCAGTGGATCGACGTGGTCACCGTCGCCCAGGAGCTGGACCGCATCTACTGGAACGCGCCGGACCAGTTGCTGCTGCGCGAGCCGGGCCGCCGGCTGACCATCGCCTCGCAGGGCTTCGAGGACGTGGTGGTCTGGAACCCCGGCCCGGAGAAGTGCGCCACCCTGCCCGACATGCCCGCCGACGGCTGGCTGGGCATGCTCTGCGTCGAGGCGGCACAGATCGGCACGCCGATCCACCTGCACCCCGGCGACGAGTGGGCCGGCATGCAGACGCTGATCCTGGCGAGCTGA
- a CDS encoding chemotaxis protein CheW — MANKEALRELQGRLAERLQEARELEPTVGWLAVESAGYPFLLPLIEAGEIFQPGALVTVPHVLPWFLGVANLRGALTGVVDLAGFLGLRERVPQAVRDQARLVAFNPKLEINVALLVDRLAGLRNAEQLTPEAPQDPARPAFVGARYRDVAGRVWQELSLAVLARDERFLRIAGRE, encoded by the coding sequence ATGGCCAACAAGGAAGCCCTGCGAGAACTGCAGGGGCGGCTCGCCGAGCGCCTGCAGGAGGCGCGTGAACTGGAGCCCACCGTGGGCTGGCTCGCGGTCGAGTCGGCGGGGTACCCGTTCCTGCTGCCGCTGATCGAGGCGGGCGAGATCTTCCAGCCCGGTGCGCTGGTGACGGTGCCTCACGTGCTGCCCTGGTTCCTCGGCGTGGCCAACCTGCGTGGCGCCCTGACTGGCGTGGTGGACCTGGCGGGCTTCCTGGGGCTGCGCGAGCGCGTGCCGCAGGCGGTGCGTGACCAGGCCCGGCTGGTGGCCTTCAACCCGAAGCTGGAAATCAACGTGGCGTTGCTCGTCGACCGGCTGGCCGGCCTGCGCAATGCCGAACAACTCACGCCCGAGGCGCCGCAGGATCCGGCACGGCCGGCCTTTGTCGGGGCGCGTTACCGCGATGTCGCGGGGCGGGTGTGGCAGGAGCTGAGCCTGGCGGTGTTGGCGCGTGACGAGCGTTTCCTGCGCATTGCCGGCCGTGAATGA